From a region of the uncultured Desulfatiglans sp. genome:
- a CDS encoding hypothetical protein (Evidence 5 : Unknown function) yields the protein MVFLVNLCVNLHVCLYGDLQVASAQTIDSLDID from the coding sequence ATGGTCTTCTTGGTCAATCTCTGCGTCAATCTGCACGTTTGCTTGTACGGTGACCTGCAGGTCGCCTCCGCGCAAACGATTGATTCCCTTGATATTGACTAA
- a CDS encoding NADH:flavin oxidoreductase/NADH oxidase, whose protein sequence is MPDLFETTTIAGLTLRNRFVRSATWEGLAAETGGCTPQLNAMMADLAKGGVGLIISGHAYVSLEGQAGPRQLGVYSDDLLPGLRGMAEAVHKAGGVIVLQLAHAGNQAATSLSGLPAAGPSPFALPKGEPCREMDAGDLAAVVDAFAKAANRAKQAGFDGVQIHAAHGYLLSQFLSPYFNQRTDLYGGTLENRSRLLFEVYRAIRDAVGNGFPIMVKLNSEDFLEPGLTQDDMLQVSAELETVGMDAVELSGGTGFSGKFHPIRKGRIEGPDGEGYYLQAARRFKARMKMPLMLVGGIRSYETAERIVKEGSADYISLCRPLIREPHLIKRWKEGDRRPSTCLSDNLCLKATRTGEGLHCVVEKSLQERED, encoded by the coding sequence ATGCCCGATCTTTTCGAAACCACGACCATCGCGGGGCTCACCCTTCGCAACCGCTTTGTGCGCTCCGCCACCTGGGAAGGCCTTGCCGCCGAGACGGGCGGCTGCACCCCGCAACTCAATGCCATGATGGCCGATCTGGCCAAGGGCGGCGTCGGCCTGATCATCTCGGGACACGCCTACGTCAGCCTTGAAGGGCAGGCCGGCCCCAGGCAGCTCGGGGTCTACAGCGACGACCTGCTCCCGGGCCTGAGGGGCATGGCCGAGGCCGTCCACAAGGCGGGCGGGGTCATCGTCCTGCAACTGGCCCATGCCGGCAACCAGGCCGCCACCTCCTTGAGCGGTCTCCCGGCGGCCGGACCGAGCCCCTTCGCCCTGCCCAAAGGCGAACCCTGCCGGGAAATGGACGCCGGCGACCTCGCGGCTGTCGTCGACGCCTTCGCCAAGGCTGCAAATCGGGCGAAACAGGCCGGGTTCGACGGCGTCCAAATCCATGCCGCCCATGGATACCTGTTGAGCCAGTTCCTCTCACCCTATTTCAACCAGCGCACAGACCTCTACGGTGGGACGCTCGAAAACCGCTCGCGCCTCCTCTTCGAGGTCTACCGGGCCATCCGCGACGCGGTGGGAAACGGTTTTCCCATCATGGTCAAACTGAACTCCGAGGACTTTCTCGAGCCGGGCCTGACGCAGGACGACATGCTCCAGGTGTCCGCCGAACTCGAGACCGTGGGCATGGATGCGGTGGAACTGAGCGGAGGCACCGGTTTTTCAGGGAAATTCCATCCCATCCGGAAAGGCAGGATCGAAGGCCCGGATGGGGAGGGATATTATCTTCAGGCAGCCCGCCGTTTCAAGGCGCGGATGAAGATGCCGCTGATGCTCGTCGGTGGGATTCGATCCTATGAGACAGCGGAAAGGATCGTAAAGGAAGGCTCCGCCGACTACATCTCGCTCTGCCGTCCGCTGATCCGCGAACCGCATCTGATCAAACGCTGGAAGGAAGGAGACAGACGCCCATCCACCTGCCTTTCGGACAACCTTTGCCTCAAGGCGACCCGAACGGGTGAAGGGCTTCATTGCGTGGTTGAAAAGTCCCTGCAAGAGCGGGAGGACTGA
- a CDS encoding hypothetical protein (Evidence 5 : Unknown function): protein MFGHVWAKETISATLNPALTSYYNNRDVFSRIFFRAVALILGRLGKEKVAQDKHPLLCVDG, encoded by the coding sequence GTGTTCGGTCATGTTTGGGCGAAGGAGACGATTTCTGCAACCCTCAATCCTGCCCTTACCTCATATTATAACAATCGGGACGTATTCTCACGCATCTTTTTTCGCGCTGTCGCACTGATCCTTGGCCGACTCGGGAAAGAAAAGGTTGCTCAGGATAAACACCCGCTCTTGTGCGTAGATGGATAG
- a CDS encoding hypothetical protein (Evidence 5 : Unknown function), which yields MPCGKNTAAGHGLVNIKGINRLRGGDLQVTVQANVQIDAEIDQEDHFRMEIYPIPAAGKASSSKPG from the coding sequence GTGCCGTGTGGAAAAAACACCGCGGCGGGTCACGGTTTAGTCAATATCAAGGGAATCAATCGTTTGCGCGGAGGCGACCTGCAGGTCACCGTACAAGCAAACGTGCAGATTGACGCAGAGATTGACCAAGAAGACCATTTCCGGATGGAAATCTATCCTATACCTGCTGCCGGGAAGGCTTCATCTTCCAAACCCGGATAA
- a CDS encoding MarC family integral membrane protein: MKSFWLCFVPLFVAVDAIGLFPIFLGLTEGMGGKQIRRTIRQSVITAALVALGFLGGGSALMRLLGITVADFMVAGGVLLFGISLGDLLTTKKRLRKPDGESLGAVPLGVPLIAGPAVLTTTLLLSNEYGAFPTALALVSNICLAGAVFWFAPAINRLLGQTGARTASKISSLLLAAIAVMIVRKGIIAFLAAGLGQGSG, translated from the coding sequence ATGAAGTCGTTCTGGCTCTGTTTCGTTCCACTGTTCGTGGCGGTCGACGCTATAGGGCTCTTTCCCATATTCCTAGGGCTTACCGAAGGGATGGGGGGAAAGCAGATCCGCCGCACGATCCGGCAGTCGGTGATCACCGCCGCCCTGGTCGCGCTGGGTTTCCTTGGCGGCGGGAGCGCGCTCATGCGCCTGCTCGGGATCACTGTGGCGGATTTCATGGTGGCCGGCGGGGTTCTGCTTTTCGGGATCTCCCTGGGGGATCTCCTGACCACGAAAAAACGGCTGCGCAAGCCGGACGGCGAGAGCCTCGGGGCGGTTCCCCTCGGCGTGCCCCTGATCGCAGGGCCCGCGGTGCTCACCACCACCCTTCTGCTCAGCAATGAATACGGGGCTTTTCCGACGGCCCTGGCGCTCGTGAGCAATATCTGTCTGGCCGGTGCGGTGTTCTGGTTCGCCCCGGCGATCAACCGTCTTCTCGGCCAGACCGGGGCGCGAACGGCCTCGAAGATCTCGAGCCTCCTCCTGGCTGCCATTGCGGTCATGATCGTGCGCAAAGGCATCATCGCCTTCCTCGCTGCCGGACTCGGACAAGGGTCCGGATGA
- a CDS encoding conserved membrane hypothetical protein (Evidence 4 : Unknown function but conserved in other organisms), whose amino-acid sequence MKGILVRWLVLTIAILVTAYLIEGIHVSGFFSAFFTAAILGILNAFLRPVLILLTLPINVLTLGLFTFVINAFLLMMASGAVSGFIVESFGYALLGSLVISIFNWVLSSFITDRGQITTIKMRRRDGDRWE is encoded by the coding sequence ATGAAAGGCATTCTGGTGCGATGGCTGGTGCTCACCATCGCGATTCTCGTGACGGCTTATCTGATCGAAGGCATCCATGTGAGCGGTTTTTTTAGTGCTTTTTTCACGGCGGCGATCCTGGGCATCCTGAATGCCTTCCTACGGCCTGTTCTGATTCTTTTGACACTTCCCATCAACGTTCTTACACTTGGGCTTTTCACGTTCGTCATCAACGCCTTTTTGTTGATGATGGCTTCCGGCGCCGTTTCCGGTTTTATTGTGGAAAGTTTTGGATATGCCTTGCTCGGTTCACTGGTCATCAGCATCTTCAACTGGGTGTTGAGCAGTTTCATCACAGACCGGGGACAAATCACCACCATCAAAATGCGCAGACGCGACGGCGACCGTTGGGAATAG
- a CDS encoding Transcriptional regulator family protein — MSKTLTEMAVDIATAQSSHATMSAEEIQDFLRKTFSVLKDMESTEQGAAGEAPVFAEKEAGAAFEGMDPKKSIQRNKVICLECGKEFKQITNRHLKDHGLDAKEYRKKWGFPARQALAAKSLTAKRRKTAKDLGLGERLKKFRAKNKKA; from the coding sequence ATGTCAAAAACACTCACCGAGATGGCGGTCGATATTGCGACCGCGCAGTCATCCCACGCGACAATGTCCGCGGAGGAGATTCAGGATTTCCTCAGAAAGACCTTCAGTGTCTTGAAAGACATGGAATCCACGGAGCAGGGTGCTGCCGGCGAGGCTCCCGTATTCGCCGAGAAAGAGGCGGGAGCCGCATTCGAAGGAATGGACCCTAAGAAGTCCATTCAGCGAAACAAGGTTATTTGCCTCGAGTGCGGGAAGGAGTTCAAACAGATCACCAACCGGCATTTGAAGGATCATGGACTGGATGCCAAGGAATACCGCAAGAAATGGGGTTTCCCGGCGCGCCAGGCACTCGCCGCCAAAAGCCTGACCGCGAAGCGCAGGAAGACTGCGAAGGATCTGGGCCTGGGTGAACGGCTGAAGAAGTTTCGCGCCAAGAACAAGAAGGCTTGA